The sequence GAGATGTTCCTGTTGCATCTGTTATAAGTATGATGACAACAAGGATCCGAGCCTATGGTTGATTTGCAGTTCGGAGCCTCCATTTCAAGGTAATTCATGTGGCATGTCCTGCCATCTGGAGTGTGCTCTAAAACACGAAAGATCTGGCATTGCAAAAGATGGACGACGTGCTGGACTTGATGGGAGCTTTAATTGTGTATCATGTGGGAAAGTGAATGATTTGCTTGGGTAAATAATTCCACTTGctgtttctatttttatattcatgtttttgaatttaataaagttgtgctttggtttaaaaaaattccattttcATTTGTTAAAGTTTTCCTATACATCTTTAACAATATTGACCATGGATATAACactatttttaaaagcatttgTTATTTCACACgtgatatatttaaaattaaaaattttattttgagtaaaTGGTTGTTGTCTGAGCTGTTGTGATCTTATGAGCATTAGGGGGCTGTAAATGTACAagtacattttatttttatgaaatcaaTTTGTTATGATCTCTCTTGTTTAAGGTAGAAGCAttgttttttgttataatttgcACTTGGAGTATGAGTTGTACATAACATTGTGGTTTAGTCctcttttgctctttttattCTCCATTGCAAAAGAATGATCTTTTAGTAACCTTTTTGGCTATGACATTGACTTTGATCTGTTATTAATTAGAGGATTTCATGTGCTCTGTccaaattattttgaattatgtaaTGGATTCTAGGTTTAAATATCATTTAGTTAAGTAGGATGAtaccaagagccttgtaactcaGTGACATTGTTAAGTTTGGAACTTTTAATCGGGTGTTGAGGGATAAATGGTGAGGTTTTCAGATGAGAGATACGGTCTTTGGAGAGTGAATTATGGGGAGAGATTACTAAGTAGTGTTACTTTTTGAGTGGGACTGTGGAAAGTTATTAGAGATGGTTGTGGGTAGTCTCAGGATGCTGAGCGAAAGAGACTCTTCTGGAGGGATTTTGTGTAGCAAGGTGCCTCTGCAGAATCTCTTTCCGGATCTATTTTCCATTTCTCTGAATAAGAGAACTACTGTGGCAGATTTTATGGATGATCAGGGGGAAGTTGCATTGGAGTCAAAGATTTAGAAGGTTAGTTAATGTTATAAATCGGAGTTATTAAATACTTAGTTCCAAATACTTTATGCAAATCAAGGTGTAGAGTGGGTGATGGTAAATTGTGTTGGATTTCTTGTAGGTTAAGTCCTACCATGATTGGTTTTTCTAAGCCATTATATTGGATTTACATCTCCTTTTGCTTGCTTGTCTTCCTTTATGGActtatttgattatatatatatatatatatatatttatatatatatttatttatttatttatcctttctcttggaagagtatttggtGTGCAAAGTCACCTAAAAGGGTGTTCTTTTTATGGACAACAACAAGGGGTAAGATTCTTACCATTGATAATCTTGTTAAGAAAGGTTTGCCCCTAGTTAATTGGTGTTGCTTGTGTCGTTGAGATGGGGAATCTATGGATTACCTTTTGCTCCATTGTAAGTTTGCTCATGCTTTGTGGGGTGAAGTTTTTTTGATGTTTGGGATCTAGTGTGTGATGCCAAAGAGGATtgcttctcttctttttgcacggaggaattggttggggaaacATCTTTCAAATATTTGGAATATGGTACCTGCTTGTCTAATGTGGTTAGTTTGGCAGGAACACTACACCTGTACTTTTGAAGATACTGAGAGACCATTAGATCTTCTGAAGTCTGCTAGTTgggactttgtttgagtggtctcgtATTTGGGGTTTTAAGCAATGTTTTTCCATTTCTGATTTTATCTGCtagtttttcttcttgattcttttgtgtttttctcaAGTACAGAGTGTTCATCATCCTGAACacaatgtactttttttttttcccaataaaacttttattacctatccaATATAGAgttggttcttttatttttcatgtccTCTCTTGTGATCTTCCTATGTCCTTGGGTGACACCCCATTTTGGGCATCTCGTTTGTGAACTTCTTTTCCCTATGTTTGGATAGAAGGAGGTagagggagaggagagagaggtgTCTGAAATATACTCCATCGAGTGCCATATGCGGAGCTACAATTATAAAAGAACAATTGCTAGAATTTCAATGCAATTCTAGGAATGCATGTAgagttaaaaattaatttaattatttttaatatatagtttttattaGGAGGATCTTGATTGTTAATTTTCAAGGTGATGAGTTCCTTCATGCTTGCTATAGGTCATTGGGTTTTTCTGATGACCAGTTTGTGATCATGGTTTGATATGTGTGATGCTTTGGAATCTTCTTAtgctttaataattttaaacaaataaatattaatacaaTGTATCCACATGGCTCAAATTTGGTTTTGAAGGGATTTATGGTTCTCTTCTCAAGGTGGTGGATGAGCCTCAATGCTGAGTTCTCCTCAAGGCCCTCTCCTAATCCACTAagcatttttgttgttgttgtgtatTGTCCTTTCTTGGCTGAGATTTGGTCCTACTTCAtctgaagtttcaaaattttaaatgatgggAAGCCACATTGTTTAGGTTCTCTCTTTGCATATAATATTCCATTTGAAAAGATAGGAATAGAAGTAGTTTGAGGCTTTTGGAAGTAGAGAGTGATATGGGCACTTTTAATTTTCAATCTAGTGGCTCTGGCATTCATGCATAGATAGGTCATTTTAGACTTTGATGAACTATGGCCTTTTGTTCTTTTGTAGGCATGAGTACTTTTTATGCATATGTGATCTTGTTTTGcttaccctttttttattttaatttttttataagtaataagaaatatattaaCATGAAGAAAAGAAGCGTTGCCTGAGTATACAAGAAGTATACATCAGGGACAAAATAAAATCAGTTTTGTTTACCCTGATTCAACAAATCAACATGTACCTACTCCTTTTTCCCTTAAAATTTAACTTAGTTTGGAAGGCAGGACCTTCTTACTTGTTCTGTCTCTCCTTTGGGTTGGAGCCTAGGAGGATCAAGGCTAATTTCTCCAAAAGAATTATGGTTGGAGATTTTAGATGGAAATGTTTGATATCATTAGCTAAATGTGAATGGTGCATCCTTAACATAGAATAGGAATTTCTTTGAATGGTCAATCAGACCAGCTCTAGACCATGGGTTTCTTTTTGGAGGAATAAATACGTGCATGTAAAAGTGGAAGTACTAAGGAAATGGATAATTGCACGGTTGACAAGTCATCTTGGACTTCTTGAATGCCTGCTTAAATAATTAAGAGATCAGAAATGTCTGAGGAGTGGGAACCTGATTTTTGGCATCTCCTTACTTTTGATTTTATTCGCTGAGTCAGGATGCACTAGATATACTTACAAGGGATAGTGATATCTATCTTTTGGGTTGGAGATTGAGGTTCATTTCTCCAATAGGATTATGAATTGTGACATGAGATTTTAGGTGATGATGTTTGATGTCATTATCTGACTATGAATGGTGCATCCCTAACATAAAATATGAATCTTCTTGAATTGTTAATAAAACCAGCTCTACTGTATGGATTACTTTTTTgaggtaaaaataaatattaacaaGTGCATGTAAAAGCAGAAGTAGTACTAAGGAAATGGATAATTGCATGGTAGACAAATCATATGCCTACTTAGATAATAAGAGACTAGAAATGTCCGAGGAGTGGGGAACCTTATTTAGTGGGTCCTCTTCCCTTGGATTTTAAATTTCTGAGTCAGGACATACTTGATGAATTGTTGCTCATTTATCTTTCAATAAATGAGGTTGAATTTATTTGAATATCTCCTTGCTTTTCACAAGTGTTGTAGAATATTTCTGAGTATCTACAGGTTATGGCCGACAATCTTGTATGCAACTTTCTGTTCTTAAGTGACTTTTTACCTATGGAATATCTTCAGGCAGAATGTTAAGCCATTGAACTGTCCATTATGTGTACATCAGACTAATTGATTTCAGTATTTTGTTGAGCTCTTTGGCTGGGTTTATATGCTCAAGGTCACGACACACAGATGTAgtcatctcatttttcttcttaacaaCATCTTATATCTTGCATGTGATTGAGTGGCATTTGCATGCTAGTTTTTGTAGGTTCTAGACAGAAAATTATATTGATAAATACATTGTGACTCCAAATTGGGTGGTGGTCTTCactttaatgtaatttttctcttAGGAAGTAATGCTTCTGTAAAATACCCTCGTAAGGATGAAATTCAGATGGTTATATACTTaatagagtaaatttggaaacAACATTGTTCAGTGTATGCTTAATGTGGCATTCTATGTTGATTGCACAAAGCACAATTTATTTAGCTCtctatttaataataaaaataatgtgtAATAACAATTCAATTGAGCATTATATAGTGATGAGTAGTTAAGgcaattacacacacacacacacacacgcacacacacacacacactcccATCACAATCACCACATTCTTTGTTGAATTACCAATGGTGTGATGTTGACAATTGGAAGATaatctttttttggttttatattttgggactTTCTTACCCTCTTGGGAAGTATGAATGTGCTTCCATCCCTTATCTACATTATGCCAATTTGTAATATCTGTTATTTGAGTTCATGCAGAACATGAATTGAGCCATTCAATGTTTTCTGAACTGTATTTACTTTCTAATGTCATACTCCCTCCATCCCAAATTCTTGGCCTTGTATTCCATTTTAGGATGTCCTGAAATTTTGTGCTGtttctaaaattcaaaactattaATTTACCAAGCTTCCTATTATGCCCCTACCTAACAAAAGCactttaaacaataaattttttgagaacTTTGTTTAGGGGTAATTTTGGAAACttctatctttttaattaagagacaaaacaataaataatgttCCTTTTAAAAGTTGGGTTTTTAAAATGCAGTGCTCACCATGTGTCTAGATTAAACAAATGACGGCATGCACATTATTTGAAACTACACTATTGTAATACTGATTGCCTTAACTGATACTTTTGTTCATAATTATAGGACTTAAATTATGATCTGATTAGGATTGACTGTGTAAATATATTTAGATGCTGGAGAAAACAACTGATGACAGCAAAGGATACCAGACGAGTAGACATACTTTGCTATCGTGTGTCCTTAAGCCAAAAGCTTTTAAAGGGGACCGAAAAGTATCGAAACCTCTATGAATTCGTGCATGAAGCTATTGAGAAGCTTGAAGCTGAAGTGGGTCCTTTAACTGGTTTACCTGTAAAAATGGGTAGGGGTATAGTCAACAGGCTTTCTACAGGACCAGAGGTTCAGAAACTGTGTGCTTTGGCTGTGGAGTCACTGGACTCAATGCTTTCCAAGACTTTGCATCCATTGCCCATTCCTGTGATTAAAGGTAATCTTTTGCTATGTGAGCTGTATCACCAAAATTGATGCAAATTGGTTTTTATGATTTAGTAACGTGGTTGTGATCCTGTGTAACAAGCAGATAATTACATACTCCCAGTAACATTGGAGTTTTATCTagtttctttaattatttaaaaatataagttaaggttatttttctttgttaatacTGATTTTGACTTAACTGCAGGAAATATTATGTTTCATGATATTGTTTTGGTGCCTTGAATTGTTGAGAATTGAGTAAAGTAGTAACATTCTTCTGTTTTATGCCCTTCAAAATTTACAGATTCAATTTTGATTGCTCCGAATATTGTCAGATTTGTAGATGTCCATGCAACATCTCTCACTGTGATTTTGGGGTCAGAAGATCCTTCACCAGAAGATATTGTTGGTTATTACTTATGGCATCGTAAGGCTCATGATGTGGATTATCCAGGAGAACCTACTTGTAAACTACTTGCTCCAAAAACAAGGTTTGTTGTCACAGGACTAAGTCCAGCTACGGAGTATAGTTTCAAAGTTGTTTCACATAATGGTTCAAGTGAGTTGGGTATGTGTGAAGTTCATTTCTCAACAGGCAGTGCTGATGATGATGTCCTAAACAGCTTTGTAAAAGAAAGAAGTCAAAGCCCGGCTACCAACTGTAGTAGCCTTTCCAATCCTTCCTCTGTGGAAGATGAAACTAATAACATTACTCCATACAGCGACCAGGCTGATAATCGAGCAGACAATTATCTTGCTTATCACAAGGAATCCGATAAATTTATTTCTGCAAAATTATGTGATGATGCTATGAACTGCACTGGTACGGGTAAAGAAGGAAACCCAGCAGATGTGGTATCATTGTTGGATGAGGAATGTGTCATGGGAACAGTTGGCTCTGCTCCCAAGTCTGACGTCTTGAAGCATGAGAACAAGAACTCTCAGGATGGCCAAATTATTGAGGACATTAGCAATGATGATGTGTCAACTTCCCCTGCTCGGACAGGGATGGAATGTGTGCCGTATGTCAGCAATTCAGAAGCTAGCTTGCCCATAACTCCATGCAAGTTGGAAGTACTTAAGGATGGATCAGGAAGGAATGTGAGATCCAAATCTTGCAGCATGGATCTGGATAATGTGAATGTGAGATCGAAATCCTGCAGTAAGGATCTGGAAAATGGGATTGGGAAAGGAGAGGATCCCCAAGATGGCAGCACATCAAAACAGAGAACTACAGAAAGGCAGGATGAGGAATGTGCAGCAAATGGTACTTCAGATAGGGATTTTGAGTATTATGTGAAAATAATCAGATATTTAGAATGTGAGGGACATATAGAGAAGAATTTCAGGCAGAAATTCCTTACATGGTATAGCTTGAGGGCAAATTCACAAGAACTAAGGATTGTGAAGGTTTTTGTGGATACTTTTTTAGAAGATCCTGCATCTCTTGCAGAGCAGCTTGTAGACACCTTTTCAGAAAGCATTTCAAGCAAGAGATCAACTGTAGTGCCTGCTGGATTTTGCATGAAGCTTTGGCATTGACCATCTTGTAATGGGTCCTGCCTGCTATTAAGACGCAACACCTTTTGAATACAAGCCCTCTCAGGGTTTGTGTAGCAGTAATTCTTTATACCCTCTAACATTCATAATTTAGACcttcattatttatatttatcatcTCACCATCATGCCATTCTTATGATGATGTAAGAATCTTAGAGCTCATTTCATTTTTCGATACAGATTCTGTCTCATACATTGATATATTCCATTTAGTTATTTAATTTCCTAATTGCTTTTGAATGTGGTGTTCTTTGTACTTATTGATTGAATAACTTGAACAACAATGAGGAGTGCCAGAATGAATAAAGTCTGGATTGGATTGGCAAGGAGaggatttaatttctttttgatgACTTGGCATAGTCAAACCGCAGAATCAGACCCTGATAATAGTGGAACACAAGTATTCCAGCAATCTGGTTTTCTTCAGTTGGATGTGTTGAGTAAACTAAAAACTATGACAGTTGAAAATCTCGACAGTCTGATGGCTGCTTGCATAAAATCTTAACGTGGGAAATCCTATTAAGAGAAGAATAATCGTGGACTGATATATGTGTGAAAATTGATAAATTGGTCTATTGTCTTTTACTCCCACTGTTTTATGGTAACAAAGATACTGCTAGTGTTCCATTTTTGGGGCTCAATGAGCAATGCCAGAAAGGGACCCACAAAAGTAAAGACATAACAACTTGGTGTGCTATTGGCCTATGAACTTGGGGTTTGGCTAATCATGGCAACTGACAAGGATAAAATGGACCTGAACTCTTTGCAAATATGAAAAGAAATGGAGTAGAATTCtgtatttttttggttagattTAATCACAATATCTCTTGAATTAATCAAAATGGTTATTGGTTATTTGCGTGTATAAGCAAAGTTTATGGCATTTCTCTAGTAATTTGAGCACCATGAGTGAATTGGTAATCTCCTGGGCCGATCTGGACTGTTTAATCTGTCCTAGGAAAATTGTGGCATGGGAGTACGTAATGACTtcaagaaaaattttgaaacagaGGATATGGCTACAAGTTTTGTTTGGATCTTGATTATTGATGGAATTTTCCATAAGTTGTGGGTTGACAATACTTCTCAGTGTCTCAAactctttcaatatatatatatatacacatacactaCATTTTGTATGTAGTAAGAGAACATGAGTGAAACAAGGATTTACCTAGTTCGGTTGACATACACCCATGATGAAAAGTCTTTAGTAACTATATTTTTACTATTCTCAACTGTATTTTACAGTGAAACATGATTtgggtatatatataaatttaagttGACTTAAGAGAATCCTTCGATTGGACTAAAATCAAGGacaattatttgattttagtcaattaaaaatatcaatatgTGCTAAATGCGATATGGATGATACACTAACGTTCCCTTCAAACTCAAGATACAAGCTTGATGATGTCTTGAAGACGGCAATGAGTGACCAAATTAGATGTAGAATCGGCCAAGCACAATGGAATCTTGCAAAATGCTAGCAATGGCAACGAACAACAACGATAGACGAATAACTGCAGAATAGTGACAAAAGAGTGGCTACTTTGGTAGGAGGATAGCTACACTAGTGGCCAGAACAATATTGGCAAAGAATAAGGGCGTAATGAAACATTTGAGTGAGTTAACAAATTTCGCTTGGATTGAGCCCAAGAAGAATGAGTTACGGGCTAAGTTGTGTGACTTAAAGACCACcgaataggaaaaaaatatatctgaAAATGGCTTGACAATGGCAATCGAGAGATATAAAAAGGCAATCTACATCTGAGTTGAGCATTAGTTGGTACTTGGTAGTGGGCTGCTTGAAATTGAGTGAAGTCGGCTCTAATacaatgttaaataaaatgaagaagaagaaaaatgtagaGAGTGAAAGTAAGAGATCATTTGGTTTGACTTAAtggcttttttttaaagagagttttaacttatggcgtcactaataagtttttagtgtaggcgggaattgaacgctagatcttttattcaaccattagatactttaccagttgagctaaatGGAACCTACTTGATGGCTTTATGTTCACAATGGAAAGAATGTTGTGGCTACGCTTTTACCattattaattactattttacagTTAATCTTAAGTAGGGTATGTAAAGGAACTAAATTTGACTTAGAAGAATCTCTTGATTAGACTAAAATCATGGACaaataatatttcttaattttagtcAATCGAGAGTAGTAACAGGTGCTAAATGTGACATGCATAGTTCTAACAGAATAAATTCCCCTTTGTAAAATATCATTGTTTTAATTAATAGAATATGACTTTTTATTTGGCGATTTAAGGCTTGAAATGCAAGACGATAAAGCTATGCTTATTTCTTTGTAAAACATAAGCACCCACATCAATTGTTGTAGAGATGAGCCTGCTGCTAGCTTTTGagcttttattattgtttttcgCCTACAAAAACTACGTTTATGGGCCGTCTCTAAGAGTGGGCCTGCCAAAGAGTTTGTTATTTTATGTGCTTCAATGAGGTTTGCTTGCTGATTATCATCACTACGTCTGTATCTGTATAGTGTATGTTGAATTACTCCACTTGGCTTTTGAATATTAAAGAAGACACGCATGTTCAAGTTGGTCTGTGAAAGGCACGCATGTCCACATCTCAcccatattaaaatttcaagcaccACAAAAAGCCAAATTAGTAGAAAAATGATTCTTCTCTACTATTTAATTGAAAGGGTAATGCTTACGACAACAACAACTTGGTGTACAGAATTATATGGTATCATGCATTGGAGAAATATATCTCatgtataaaatatatgtataattattCTTATAATTTGTGAATTTTACGCAATTATGAGACTTATATATTATTAGAGGAAGAACGCATATATTCAATACATGAGATTAGAGTTGTCTAACCTGGTTCGGtactcgaaaaaaaaaaaaaaaaaaaaaaaaaaaaaaaaaaaaaaaaaaaaaaaaaaaaaaaaaagagttatttgATTGGGCCCAATCCTAGATTCCGTGGATCCACTTAACACGCGGTCGATAATAGATCTCTTCCTACAAAACCCGACTAGATTGTTGATCTTTGCCGTTCTTCATGTGTGTCACccataaattgaaaatttaatcaaatCTCAACCAAATTTGGCAAGATCCATCAAAAcgataccaaaaataataactCTATTTAGCCCAAGTGTTTCGACTAAATTGACCAGTAGACCCATTAAGACATGGTGGGTCAAAGATCCGAAGACTCATGGGTGGTGCAATTCCAAATTTGAGTTGATCGAGTCAAGTGACGGTTTTATGCTAAACCTAATCTGTATTGGCTCATGGACACTCTTACATGAGATAATTGTTGCATGATTTGGGGTTTTAAGTAATAGGGGTGTCCACAGGTCGAGCCGAGTCGAGTTTGTGCCCGACTCGGACTCAACCTGAAGCTGTTTAGTGGGTGAAAACGGAACCCGCAACCGACCCGGAATGTTAGTCTGATCGGCCTGTTCGGGTCATGTTGGGCTTCAAGTTGTACCAATCGGTTTTGGGTTTCATCGTCGGTGCCGTCGTTTTGGTCGGATCCGTTGAGATTTGGCCAGATCACGATGAGATCTCACCGGATCTCAACATGATCTTGCCAGATCTCATCCAAGCTGATGGGTTTCAAGTAAATTTTTGTTGGAGAACTCAAAGTATCGCcgatttttgtatattttcatCGGAGAACTCCAAATATCGCTGGAAGTTTTTGGCTCTATGCTCGAGTCGGGTTGCTTGGGTTTTGGGAGAGGAAACCTGCCAACCGACCCAAAGACAACGGGTTTTGTGGGCGGCGACCTGCCACCGACCGTCAAAGTGGTCGGTTCGGCGATTTTCGGTTCGGGCGGGTTGCTTGGTTCGGTTGGGTTCCGGGTTGGGTTGGACAGTCCTACTAAGTAACATACGATTCATGTGCCATACGTAGATAAGTAGTAATGGATAGTTCCTTGGATATCAGTAGATTGATAAGTCTCGAGCGCTGATGATCTTTGGGCTATATCCTGTAAACAAGAACACTGaatcagaggagaccggtggggaccggccaaaagtccTTCGATGGCAAAGTTAGTGAACTTGGAATTCTCTGTAAGAAGGGAGTGAGTTCTTGAAAAAAATG is a genomic window of Quercus lobata isolate SW786 chromosome 2, ValleyOak3.0 Primary Assembly, whole genome shotgun sequence containing:
- the LOC115977436 gene encoding VIN3-like protein 2, yielding MAMDSSFEGVTLDPTKCSKLSMEEKRELVYEISKWSHGASEMLQSWSRQEILQVLCAEMGKERKYTGLTKLKIIENLLKIVSEKKSGGHETVIDLEQPSSPLGQRTTKRQRKTDYPSRLTSPANNLSNNNGGSDSANTRYCENSACRATLGRGDTFCKRCSCCICYKYDDNKDPSLWLICSSEPPFQGNSCGMSCHLECALKHERSGIAKDGRRAGLDGSFNCVSCGKVNDLLGCWRKQLMTAKDTRRVDILCYRVSLSQKLLKGTEKYRNLYEFVHEAIEKLEAEVGPLTGLPVKMGRGIVNRLSTGPEVQKLCALAVESLDSMLSKTLHPLPIPVIKDSILIAPNIVRFVDVHATSLTVILGSEDPSPEDIVGYYLWHRKAHDVDYPGEPTCKLLAPKTRFVVTGLSPATEYSFKVVSHNGSSELGMCEVHFSTGSADDDVLNSFVKERSQSPATNCSSLSNPSSVEDETNNITPYSDQADNRADNYLAYHKESDKFISAKLCDDAMNCTGTGKEGNPADVVSLLDEECVMGTVGSAPKSDVLKHENKNSQDGQIIEDISNDDVSTSPARTGMECVPYVSNSEASLPITPCKLEVLKDGSGRNVRSKSCSMDLDNVNVRSKSCSKDLENGIGKGEDPQDGSTSKQRTTERQDEECAANGTSDRDFEYYVKIIRYLECEGHIEKNFRQKFLTWYSLRANSQELRIVKVFVDTFLEDPASLAEQLVDTFSESISSKRSTVVPAGFCMKLWH